Proteins from a genomic interval of Harpia harpyja isolate bHarHar1 chromosome 7, bHarHar1 primary haplotype, whole genome shotgun sequence:
- the PERM1 gene encoding PGC-1 and ERR-induced regulator in muscle protein 1: protein MDNFEYSIQLNDRDWAEFFLASEECSLAPAALATAEEQCLSDIEQGDGVPARDGWASTNGQIAARVGSRPGPGTGTSAPRGVPGDASLRWPAGGHLSLPELLSGSEDEADLGSVSRFLCESDKPGRPSSAPMPSVQGRQPPCPPAAAIAGSAGSAAEGSPGQDAACEAAAPPSEKTAAGGGQATEPPSHPSGTSAPERRGDAGGQQPRGSLVEAQPAAPLQGSLPAPAAFPEGSARKSPSSASRSEPGPLRDHPPSPALEIAPRAPGCPAREEASGERAGAEPSSPAGSPDVVRRKVPGQLRKSRKQRGASAVEAAQGDREPAGAAAQGAGVPVKAPLSSPLSSRKSKGKEKAAKPAPVKLGSEEAGESKRLVPSPGTDEGDPAVSTSPKQKVKEPGVQPLGKAKTTKYSKPGQAGGLDVRDNVPTVPASGATAPPGAACQEAPGKPLRLKSVAACGGDAAEGAYGEPAAETPGELGPPYFAAGASARADTLDVTWPEMYDYFFCDSQGEEEGMGGSVEGEETPLEREISLPELYEYFFNEPEGNRKKVKGKDRKRKKFSSLDHAQLQNEDPDLAPVKDSLVISVPEVYEHFFPDRPGNRVGWRGIFSIAPASEVKKAVGALKSLLQRPMHLVRGQAPAPQALVRRGSEEKLPLVPLAPLGRGQARPEGLDMALALTGRPEAPLALTHKDMCLVFCAFASWAVKTSDLQAPDAWKTMFLASFGTLSAIRYFRRQVREGQSRT from the exons ATGGATAACTTCGAGTACAGCATCCAGCTGAACGACAGGGACTGGGCTGAGTTCTTCTTGGCGTCGGAGGAATGCAGCCTAGCACCGGCCGCCCTGGCCACAGCCGAGGAGCAGTGTCTCAGTGACATTGAACAAGGGGACGGCGTGCCGGCGAGGGACGGCTGGGCCAGCACAAACGGGCAGATCGCGGCGAGGGTGGGCAGCAGGCCAGGGCCTGGCACGGGAACCTCTGCCCCACGTGGGGTGCCCGGAGACGCCTCCCTGCGCTGGCCCGCCGGTGGGCACCTCTCCCTGCCGGAGCTTCTCTCGGGCAGCGAGGACGAAGCGGACCTGGGCTCGGTTAGCAGGTTTCTGTGCGAGAGCGACAAGCCCGGCCGCCCTTCGTCCGCTCCGATGCCCAGCGTGCAGGGGAGGCAGCCCCCTTGTCCCCCCGCGGCTGCCATTGCCGGCTCGGCCGGCAGCGCAGCCGAGGGCAGCCCAGGGCAGGACGCAGCATGTGAAGCAGCGGCACCGCCGTCGGAGAAAACGGCAGCCGGCGGCGGTCAGGCCACGGAGCCTCCCAGCCACCCATCTGGAACAAGCGCCCCTGAACGGAGAGGGGACGCGGGAGGGCAACAGCCCCGTGGCAGCCTGGTGGAGGCACAGCCGGCAGCTCCGCTGCAGGGCAGCTTGCCGGCACCGGCTGCCTTCCCAGAGGGTTCGGCAAGGAAAAGTCCTAGCAGCGCTTCCCGCTCGGAGCCCGGACCCCTGCGTGACCACCCTCCGAGCCCAGCCCTGGAGATTGCGCCCAGAGCACCCGGCTGCCCGGCGCGGGAGGAGGCGAGCGGGGAGAGAGCGGGCGCCGAGCCGAGCTCCCCGGCTGGCTCCCCGGACGTTGTGAGGCGCAAGGtgccaggacagctgagaaaAAGCCGCAAGCAACGCGGAGCCAGTGCCGTCGAGGCGGCCCAAGGCGACAGGGAGCCTGCGGGGGCTGCAGCGCAGGGGGCTGGCGTACCCGTGAAGGCACCTTTAAGCTCACCGCTGTCCTCACGGAAgagcaaagggaaggagaaggcggCCAAGCCAGCTCCTGTGAAGCTGGGAAGCGAGGAGGCAGGGGAGAGCAAGCGGCTGGTGCCCAGCCCTGGCACGGATGAGGGCGATCCAGCCGTGAGCACTTCCCCGAAGCAGAAGGTGAAGGAGCCGGGggtgcagcccctggggaaggcGAAGACCACCAAGTATTCAAAGCCAGGGCAGGCTGGTGGCTTGGACGTACGTGATAATGTGCCGACGGTCCCTGCCAGCGGAGCCACGGCTCCTCCGGGAGCGGCGTGCCAGGAGGCACCGGGGAAGCCTCTCCGTCTCAAGAGCGTGGCAGCTTGTGGAGGGGATGCTGCTGAAGGAGCTTATGGGGAGCCTGCAGCTGAGACCCCCGGGGAGCTGGGCCCCCCTTACTTTGCAGCTGGGGCCTCTGCAAGGGCAGACACCCTGGATGTGACTTGGCCCGAGATGTACGACTATTTTTTCTGTGACTCccaaggggaagaagaaggaatgggggGCTCGGTGGAGGGGGAGGAAACGCCCTTGGAAAGGGAAATTTCCTTGCCTGAACTGTATGAATATTTTTTCAATGaaccagaaggaaacaggaaaaaagtcaaGGGTAAAGACAGAAAGCGAAAGAAGTTCAGCAGCTTGGACCACGCTCAGCTGCAAAATGAGGATCCTGACTTGGCTCCAGTCAAAGACTCCCTGGTTATCTCAGTCCCTGAGGTGTATGAACACTTCTTTCCAGACAGGCCTGGGAACAGGGTGGGCTGGAGAGGGATTTTCTCAATCGCTCCAGCCTCCGAGGTGAAGAAAGCTGTGGGGGCTTTGAAGTCCCTCCTGCAAAGGCCAATGCATCTCGTCAGAGGccaagccccagccccacaggctcTCGTGCGGAGAGGATCTGAAGAGAAGCTCCCCCTCGTCCCGCTGGCCCCGCTGGGAAGAGGCCAGGCACGTCCAGAAGGTTTGGACATGGCCCTTGCGCTGACAG GGAGGCCCGAGGCTCCGCTGGCGCTGACCCACAAAGACATGTGCCTCGTCTTCTGTGCCTTTGCGTCCTGGGCAGTGAAGACCTCCGACCTGCAGGCTCCAGATGCCTGGAAGACCA TGTTCCTGGCAAGTTTTGGCACCCTTTCTGCCATCCGCTACTTCCGAAGGCAGGTCAGAGAAGGACAGTCTCGGACCTAG